The DNA region AAGGCAGCGTTGGCTTCGTGCCAACCATGGGTGCTTTGCATTCTGGCCACGAAGAATTGATGAAAAATGCCCGTCGTGAAAATGACGTGGTGGTGCTTTCTATTTTTGTGAATCCCACGCAGTTCAATGATCCGAAAGACTTTGAAAAGTATCCCCTGACCTGGGATCAGGATTTGAAAATCGCCGAAAACAACAAAGTCGATGCGATTTTTTATCCCCGTTATCCGGATATGTATCCTGACGAGTACCGCTATAAAGTTTCTGAAAACACCTACTCGAAACTTTTGGATGGGGCTCACCGTCCGGGCCACTTTGACGGTGTTTTATCTGTTGTGATGAAGCTGTTTAATGTTGTGGATCCGACGAAGGCTTATTTTGGCGAGAAAGACTTTCAACAGCTTTCATTGATCAAGGGCATGGTTGAAGCCTTCTTTATGAAGGTGGAGATCGTTCCGGTCGCCACCGTTCGTGAAAGTGATGGCTTGGCCAAGAGCTCGCGCAATCTTTTGCTAACCAAGGAAGAACGCGAGAAAGCTCCGATTATTTATAAAACTATCACCACTGTGAAATCCGCAGAAGAAGCTACCAAGGCTTTAACTGCCGCAGGATTTGAAGTGGATTACGTGACAGATGTTCAAGGGCGCCGATTCGTGGCTGCCCGATTGGGTTCTGTGAGGTTGATTGACAATGTCCAAATCTAAAGTGCTTTTTATGATGACGGGATCCATTGCGTGCTACAAGGCATGTCATGTGGTTTCACGTCTGGTGCAAGCAGGTTGCGAAGTTCAGGTGGTGATGACGCCTGCGGCTTTGAAGTTTGTTGGCAATGCCACGCTTGAAGGCCTGACCGGCAAACCTGTTGTCAGTGACATGTACTCCCAGGGCAATGTGATGGATCATATTCATCTTATGCGCTGGGCGGATTTGATTTTGGTGGCCCCGGCGACTGCGAACTTTATAAATAAAGCTGCACAGGGTATCGGTGACGATCTGGTTTCCACTTTGTTCCTGGCCCATGATTTTAAAAAGCCGTTCCTATTGGCTCCGGCGATGAATACCTCCATGTATCTTCATCCGGTGACGCAAAAGTCATTGGCGTCCTTGAAATCCTACGGCGTGGAAATTCTGGACTCAGCCTCGGGAATCCTGGCCTGTGGCGAGGAAGGCTACGGCAAGCTTCTGGATCCGGACGAGATTTTAAAAATCACTCTGGCGCATTTACACAAAACTGCACCGCTGGCTGAAAACTCAGTTCAAGCTGTGGCTCCCCGTTCTTCCGAACTTTCTAAAATCAAAGTGTTGGTTACAGCAGGCGGAACGCAAGAACCCATCGACACTGTTCGCACAATCACAAATTTAAGCTCCGGTCGCACCGGCATTGCGCTGGCTGAATACATGAGCCAAATGGGTTTTGATGTGACCTTGATTCAAGCTCACGGTACCGCTAAGGCCGAACATGTGAACCATCGCGATTTCTTTACAAGCTTTGCCTCGCTGGATTCACAGCTTAAAAAGTACTTATCCGAGCAGGAATTCACGCATGTGATTCATGCGGCAGCGGTCAGCGATTACTCGGTGGACTCCATCGAGGTCAATGGTCAACACTACCGCCCTTTGGAAGTTAAAAAAGTCAGCTCTGATGCGGAAGGCATGACTGTTCATCTGAAACGCAATCACAAGATTGTGGATCGACTGAAAGAGTATTCCAAAAACAAAGATGTTAAAGTCGTGGCCTTCAAACTGACCAGCCACGCGACCGACGAACAAAAGAAACATGCGGTCGAGAAGCTGTTTAAGGCTTCCCATGCAGACTTCGTTGTTCACAATGATTTGACTGATATTGATATTATTAAACGCACTCACAAGTTCACCCTGTACAACCATCAAAGCTTTATCGCTTGTGAGAATCTGGATCAGCTGACCAGCGAACTGATCCGCGTAATGTTACCGAAGGAAAACCTATGATCCTATGTCTTGATGTGGGTAATACCCAAATCTTTGCCGGACTCTTTGATAAGGACAAGATGGTCCTGTCATTCCGTAAGAACTCCAAAAGCGGGGCTTCTTCGGATGAAACCGGTATTTTTCTGCGCACGGCAATCCGTGAAAACGGCTTTGACCCGGCACTGGTAAAACAAATTGCCATCTG from Bdellovibrio sp. GT3 includes:
- the panC gene encoding pantoate--beta-alanine ligase translates to MIQVLRTPAEFKAWRKNQKGSVGFVPTMGALHSGHEELMKNARRENDVVVLSIFVNPTQFNDPKDFEKYPLTWDQDLKIAENNKVDAIFYPRYPDMYPDEYRYKVSENTYSKLLDGAHRPGHFDGVLSVVMKLFNVVDPTKAYFGEKDFQQLSLIKGMVEAFFMKVEIVPVATVRESDGLAKSSRNLLLTKEEREKAPIIYKTITTVKSAEEATKALTAAGFEVDYVTDVQGRRFVAARLGSVRLIDNVQI
- the coaBC gene encoding bifunctional phosphopantothenoylcysteine decarboxylase/phosphopantothenate--cysteine ligase CoaBC, translated to MSKSKVLFMMTGSIACYKACHVVSRLVQAGCEVQVVMTPAALKFVGNATLEGLTGKPVVSDMYSQGNVMDHIHLMRWADLILVAPATANFINKAAQGIGDDLVSTLFLAHDFKKPFLLAPAMNTSMYLHPVTQKSLASLKSYGVEILDSASGILACGEEGYGKLLDPDEILKITLAHLHKTAPLAENSVQAVAPRSSELSKIKVLVTAGGTQEPIDTVRTITNLSSGRTGIALAEYMSQMGFDVTLIQAHGTAKAEHVNHRDFFTSFASLDSQLKKYLSEQEFTHVIHAAAVSDYSVDSIEVNGQHYRPLEVKKVSSDAEGMTVHLKRNHKIVDRLKEYSKNKDVKVVAFKLTSHATDEQKKHAVEKLFKASHADFVVHNDLTDIDIIKRTHKFTLYNHQSFIACENLDQLTSELIRVMLPKENL